One window of Halichondria panicea chromosome 7, odHalPani1.1, whole genome shotgun sequence genomic DNA carries:
- the LOC135338887 gene encoding uncharacterized protein LOC135338887: protein MELVEVCRDSQTKAVVNLHGATLQSWINNGEEMIFVSKDAVFNNVKAIRGGIPVVFPCFGAWDMGPQHGFARTSKWTCSKPPFMDESGNAVATFTLVDTEDTRKMWNGNKFEVNYTVVVKTDCLVTKFTVCNQNSMESFDFTCLLHTYFLLPDVSKTTISGLGGLLYVDKTDGGKEKTEESDPKTISQFTDSVYKNASKDHLLTNVAGGRTINIKKMNFPDTVVWNPWAEKAKAMADFGDDQYRNMV from the exons ATGGAATTGGTAGAAGTTTGTAGAGATAGCCAGACCAAAGCAGTTGTGAACTTGCATG GGGCTACATTACAGTCATGGATAAACAATGGAGAAGAGATGATATTTGTTAG CAAAGACGCTGTATTTAACAACGTCAAGGCAATCAGGGGAGGAATACCTGTTGTGTTCC CATGCTTTGGAGCGTGGGACATGGGCCCACAACACGGGTTTGCAAGGACATCTAAATGGACATGCTCGAAGCCTCCATTTATG GATGAAAGTGGTAATGCAGTGGCAACATTCACACTAGTGGATACCGAAGACACTAGGAAAATGTGGAATGGTAACAA GTTTGAAGTCAACTACACCGTTGTCGTTAAAACTGACTGCTTAGTGACTAAGTTTACAGTTTGTAACCAAAACA GTATGGAATCGTTTGACTTCACATGCCTGCTTCACACTTATTTTCTACTCCCGGACGTCTCCAAGACAACCATTTCTGGGCTTGGTGGACTACTGTATGTTGATAAG ACTGATGGTGGCAAAGAGAAGACAGAGGAAAGTGATCCAAAGACGATCTCCCAGTTTACTGACAG tGTTTACAAAAATGCTTCCAAAGATCATCTCTTAACAAATGTGGCTGGAGGGAGAACAATTAATATCAAGAAGATGAATTTCCCTGATACTG TGGTTTGGAATCCTTGGGCTGAGAAAGCGAAGGCAATGGCAGATTTTGGCGATGATCAG TATCGCAACATGGTGTGA
- the LOC135338882 gene encoding adenosine deaminase-like protein, producing the protein MAEQYVKDVCKRLPKLELHAHLNGSISSSTMRKLVERYRQTLKQSSSDFSVTHGWTTTIHKGNKRTLKECFAMFKIIHTVVCDEEAVTMVARDVVCDFAADGIIYLELRSTPRCNPSTGMTKISYIEAVWKGVEQAVAESNFSIDVRLLLSIDRSRGAADALDTVELAKEYRKSSPTNVVGIDFSGNPEVGNVRELLPALKYAKESGLKVSIHLAEVPDVNNETSLLLSLPPDRIGHGTFLLPSNGGTIENMELVTNYKIPIELCLTSNVKCHTVPSYDQHQFGFWINRAHPIVICTDDKGIFSTTLSEEYQVTAQTFGLSISDIRELSKQAVDYVFDEDLKTKLREKLESDGIKSRPH; encoded by the exons ATGGCAGAACAATATGTAAAGGATGTATGTAAAAGATTGCCCAAGTTG GAGCTGCATGCTCATCTAAATGGCTCCATTAGCAGTTCTACAATGAGGAAGCTGGTTGAGAGGTATCGCCAAACACTTAAGCAATCATCATCAGATTTTAGTGTCACACATGGCTGGACTACAACTATCCACAAAGGAAACAAGAGGACCTTAAAAGA ATGCTTTGCCATGTTCAAGATTATTCACACCGTAGTGTGTGATGAAGAAGCAGTGACAATG GTGGCTCGTGATGTAGTGTGTGACTTTGCCGCTGATGGAATTATTTATCTTGAACTGCGATCCACACCCAGGTGTAACCCTTCCACAG GAATGACCAAGATCAGTTACATTGAAGCTGTGTGGAAGGGTGTTGAGCAAGCAGTTGCTGAATCTAATTTTTCTATAGATGTGAG GTTGCTGCTATCAATTGACCGGAGTAGAGGTGCCGCTGATGCATTAGATACTGTGGAGTTGGCCAAAGAGTATAGAAAGTCTTCCCCAACAAATGTTGTAGGAATAGACTTCAGTGGAAATCCAGAG GTTGGCAACGTTCGTGAATTGCTACCTGCTCTCAAATATGCCAAAGAATCTGGCCTCAAAGTTTCAATCCATCTGGCTGAG GTACCGGATGTGAACAATGAGACCTCCCTCCTGCTAAGTTTACCACCAGACAGAATTGGGCATGGAACGTTTTTGCTACCATCCAATGGAGGAACTATTGAAAATATGGAATTAGTTACTAACTACAAGATTCCTATTG AGTTGTGCTTAACCTCTAATGTGAAATGCCACACTGTACCAAGTTATGACCAACATCAATTTGGATTTTGGATAAATAGAGCTCACCCTATTGTCATCTGT ACTGATGATAAAGGAATTTTCTCCACCACGCTGTCAGAAGAGTATCAAGTCACAGCTCAGACATTTGGTCTGTCCATTAGTGACATACGGGAACTATCAAAGCAAGCTGTCGACTATGTCTTCGATGAAGATTTAAAGACTAAATTGAGAGAGAAACTGGAGTCTGATGGAATAAAATCGAGACCACATTAA
- the LOC135338881 gene encoding phosphatidylinositol phosphatase PTPRQ-like, protein MQSIIATMRLKLLFAAILVCVLPYVACQTGVCYGRTSTRRRSVTYSQGHYSTQYNCGWWGWGRCQRAHTRRNSRETYYTVYMSQRKCCSGYRDVRGRCMPVCSSGCYNGGTCISPYTCSCARGWIGRSCSQDINECTNGQNNCGTIQYSICQNTNGGYRCNCLFGTSSARPCTVPPNPLSPRNFRVSSLSSTSATVNWQAPVMQTNNGISGYKLVLREQKFGQRDVTKNVAANRLSYAFSGLEEFNTYEVQIKSVSVFTFESSLVSISLTTMEAAPASPPGSLSGSSHGSNALSLSWRSVSPIDINGRLNCYEIDIMEVETGRQFQTTSSSTGKTIVSLHPYYVYKCRVAAVTIARGPYTQYINIRTDESAPSAPPGNIQATATTTSITVTWVPPDSTYRNGIIRRYKLNLIENETMTHYEKEYTGTRAVIVGKHPFYTYHFNISAVTVAAGPYSMPNVIRLQETAPTAAPQFVSGIAVNPTTISLEWSPPPKQHWNGIIRRYKVSVLERESGSILEDSTTRLTTTIQSLHPDYSYVCKVAAITVAEGVYSRTVIVSTPISTPSAPPRNIDLTPQGPRTLLISWDPPLLENRNGPIIGFTVNITDSIGHIQVHTTNTTLQQRSLYPYTTYRVFIAAITEVGAGPYSVAREIEMPEDVPSEPVHPSATTVIGNPYQLAITWQPPLEPNGILTVYNIYCLPTLGYDMKVITVGARINHSSLFPGLRPYTVYNCFVSCNTSAGESNVSQSVSARTDESTPEDAPNQLAAFSNISDTISLSWKEPTIPNGPIISYTVTHNETDTNVTQVVVDSTQLEITGLIPFTFYTVIIYASTRIGDGPSASTTIQSAESNPGAPPQNIAVSVVSSTNTVVSWLPPDPENRNGIITHYRIVLTDEDFNVSGAIITVTGTKYTFKTLEEFVRYSFTITAATSAGLGPFSERLNFTTFEAIPSAPPQSVHGVFHSSTVIQFSWSPPPPLDVNGVIKYYVAEVTERYTGKSWTFFAVDSLVYIGSLHPYYLYDCAVAAHTIGSGPYSDTLTIQTDEEAPSVSPTILTASVTSHSIRLSVSPPSFESTNGLLRYYSMSVVETKTGEEYVVVSANTTITMISGLHPDYTYICSVAAYTIGLGPYSDTITVTLEEAKPTGPPLNISGYSTGSESIHVMWGPPLSELQNGAIRYYIVSVTELKTGALRNHTTSTAEINIASLHPYYSYAINVAAATIGPGPFSTEITIQTEEDVPTAPAGNVTVVAVSYKSVELSWDPPPLEHQNGVIMGYNATIEETKSGKIFTIIVHSPNVIVESLKAHTTYEVTVTSYTLVGAGPRSRGLIVTTDQTAPSSAPVNMTISDIKSTEFLLTWTAPPYESHNGIITEYVVNITEVETGDMYKLVSQTASIIVQSLHAFYSYECTVSAVTVAEGPYTEAVTARTLEDAPDGYPKNVSVGNISSESVILTWDPPQYSERNGVINRYDINLTDAELETIAQIVTTSAYIEISSLSPFTTYFTFVSASTSAGMGPFGTSLSFTTLEDAPASAPTLLSSNASDSKTIYLSWSPPKPTYHNGIIREYHTEILEVETGMIFYHITSSTYIRISSLHADYTYEWSVAAVTVAAGPKSYTVSVKTPEDVPTGYPQNIEVTNVTTTMIDLQWNPPLTHEQNGVITGYKIKVQKIETNSNWTTLTTESRTVSITQLEAHTVYMIVIAATTLPGGGPYSPILTALTQEDAPDSHPTNLTGYSINSTYIFLDWDQPPEEKLNGILRQYKINITEDITGKRLQFITGPYPTEITVGPLHPDYTYHCTVVAYTVGEGPHTSILPIRTKEDAPLSGPTNVTAGALGSRTISISWLPPPVDERNGLIRAYLVIVSFTGGNETFVLSADMRSTNISGLQAYTVYECSIHAVTVSTGPPTRVTVKTEEDAPTSPPADINIEALNSITFQLSWAPPAHINGIIRKYIINVTEVETHSEMKLVSLELTNTVQPLHPFYHYKCTLSAVTIAPGPWSKPIIIQLPEAAPSLTPTDVTVMATTSSSISFYWKSPPAYAINGIIRSYYLTLTEENTGKHLHITAKSPPQIFEVLHSFYNYTLQIAAFTVEVGPYSDPVTVTTLEDYPTGSPLNVNSKICSSKSIQVNWEPPEGIKQNGIITSYVIQIMSPTERRKIISNVTNVDIFNLSPYTTYSVFVSAVNSVGKGPFTLPVTVTTLEDAPAAAPESLAVTDITSKSVKLSWLPPQKELTNGVIRNYVIEIQETNTGMNFSLKTSVHLTHVVGDLHPYYTYRFSIYAVTVSTGPLTTPLIATTLESIPTGSPQQVNATVLDSTSLELYWDAPPADEQNGNINHYRITATAVDTGQMFEVKTTDDCTSQAIRSLHPFFTYQFIVAAATKVGKGPHSAIYQIQQPEDVPSSAPLGLTGDSLNSTAIFLEWKPPTHRKRNGLITSYTVRIQDVFTNNSNILLHSSLHLIVPSLHPFHQYTFDVAANTSVGRGPFSTPITIRTLEDAPSAPPRNVEVTFVNSSSIRIRWTSPAVVNKNGLIRYYIIKFTSLSDNKTVNYNASSADKEITGLGAYKTYIFRIAAFTTATGPFSDTIKLQTLQDAPSGSPQSVHIATVTSTSVAMKWTPPEPSKQNGEISGYTIHIKPNPTDKNKYSTITIRVPPNKLNWTQQGLAIFTNYTVNIAAKTIAGIGPFSQAIRFKTKETPPSPPSGVVITTYNSTIIKLEWDEPKRPNGIILGYQVVYKGFRTNSEKTSGPFVLTLDATERAVIIDNLSPGLTYEFNVTAKTSVGFGESRTITVDIPSIEKGTQGKQLPPEEDTHYVIIICVLGFLVILLVVAFTAWRIRRNKLKKKREQINVNPEFQRNTPQHLQWIHNEVYRTPESVVPAPSDSKTENQGKNQEKEDSF, encoded by the exons ATGCAGAGTATAATAGCAACTATGAGATTGAAGCTCCTCTTTGCAGCTATACTGGTGTGTGTACTGCCTTATGTTGCTTGCCAGACAGG AGTGTGCTATGGACGGACCTCTACCCGGAGGCGCTCTGTCACCTACAGTCAGGGGCACTATAGTACACAGTATAACTGTGGGTGGTGGGGTTGGGGTAGATGTCAAAG GGCGCATACTAGACGAAATAGCCGAGAGACTTACTATACTGTGTATATGAGTCAAAGAAAGTGCTGTTCTGGTTACAGAGATGTTCGGGGGCGGTGCATGC CTGTGTGCAGCTCTGGCTGCTACAATGGTGGCACCTGTATTTCTCCATATACCTGCTCGTGTGCTCGAGGTTGGATAGGAAGGAGTTGCTCACAAG ATATCAATGAGTGTACAAATGGACAGAACAACTGTGGAACTATACAATACTCAATATGCCAAAATACCAATGGAGGATATCGATGCAACTGCCTCTTTGGGACCTCCAGTGCTCGCCCATGTACAG TTCCACCAAACCCTTTATCACCCCGGAATTTCCGAGTGTCATCCTTAAGCAGTACATCGGCTACAGTGAATTGGCAAGCTCCAGTTATGCAAACAAATAACGGAATATCTGGGTACAAGCTGGTTTTGAGAGAGCAAAAGTTTGGACAACGAGATGTGACTAAAAATGTTGCTGCAAACCGTCTATCGTATGCATTCTCTGGACTAGAAGAATTCAATACCTATGAAGTACAAATCAAGTCAGTGAGTGTTTTTACCTTCGAGTCATCTCTCGTATCTATCTCATTGACAACAATGGAAGCAG cacCAGCATCACCTCCTGGCTCACTGTCTGGCAGCAGTCATGGTTCGAATGCACTCTCCCTTTCTTGGAGGTCTGTGTCCCCTATAGATATAAATGGCCGACTGAATTGCTATGAGATTGACATAATGGAGGTGGAGACTGGGCGACAGTTTCAAACTACTTCATCCTCCACTGGCAAAACGATAGTCTCTCTTCATCCCTACTATGTTTACAAGTGTAGAGTGGCCGCGGTAACCATTGCAAGAGGGCCATACACTCAGTACATCAACATTAGAACTGATGAGAGTG CACCAAGTGCGCCCCCGGGGAATATTCAAGCCACCGCTACTACTACATCTATAACAGTCACATGGGTTCCACCTGACTCTACCTATCGCAATGGTATTATTCGTCGATATAAACTTAATCTCATTGAGAACGAAACAATGACCCACTACGAGAAAGAGTACACTGGAACAAGAGCTGTTATTGTAGGGAAACATCCATTTTACACATACCACTTCAATATCTCAGCTGTAACAGTTGCTGCTGGACCATACAGTATGCCAAATGTTATCAGACTCCAAGAAAcag CTCCAACAGCTGCACCTCAGTTTGTCAGTGGTATTGCAGTTAATCCGACAACAATCTCTCTCGAATGGTCTCCTCCCCCAAAACAACACTGGAATGGTATTATTCGAAGGTACAAAGTCAGTGTTTTGGAGAGAGAGTCTGGCTCAATACTCGAAGACTCCACAACTCGACTCACAACAACTATACAATCACTCCATCCAGATTATAGCTACGTATGTAAAGTTGCTGCAATTACTGTTGCTGAGGGCGTTTATTCCAGAACAGTAATAGTTTCAACTCCTATCTCAA CCCCCAGTGCACCACCAAGGAACATTGATTTGACACCACAAGGTCCTCGTACCTTGCTCATAAGTTGGGACCCACCACTGCTTGAGAATAGAAATGGTCCAATCATCGGATTCACAGTGAACATTACAGATAGTATTGGACACATTCAAGTGCACACAACCAATACAACTTTACAGCAAAGATCGCTTTACCCATATACAACCTATAGGGTATTCATAGCTGCTATAACTGAAGTAGGAGCAGGTCCATACAGTGTTGCAAGGGAAATTGAAATGCCTGAAGATG TACCGTCTGAGCCTGTTCATCCAAGTGCAACTACTGTCATCGGAAATCCATATCAGTTGGCAATTACTTGGCAACCACCTCTTGAGCCCAATGGAATTTTGACCGTCTACAATATATACTGTCTGCCAACTCTTGGTTATGACATGAAAGTCATTACTGTTGGAGCAAGGATCAATCATTCCAGCCTGTTTCCTGGCCTCAGACCATACACTGTGTACAACTGTTTCGTTTCGTGCAATACTTCAGCAGGAGAAAGTAACGTTAGTCAATCTGTTTCTGCCAGGACTGACGAGTCAA CTCCAGAAGATGCACCCAATCAACTTGCAGCTTTTTCCAACATATCCGATACCATTTCTCTAAGCTGGAAGGAACCAACCATTCCAAATGGGCCAATTATTTCATACACTGTGACTCACAATGAGACAGACACGAACGTAACACAAGTGGTTGTTGACTCTACTCAGCTTGAAATAACAGGATTAATACCATTCACTTTCTATACAGTTATTATATACGCTTCAACAAGAATTGGTGATGGGCCTTCTGCGTCAACAACAATACAATCTGCTGAGTCGA atccTGGCGCTCCACCTCAAAACATTGCTGTTTCTGTCGTTAGCTCCACTAACACTGTAGTGTCTTGGCTTCCTCCAGACCCGGAAAATAGAAATGGAATCATAACACATTATAGGATTGTGCTTACAGACGAGGACTTTAATGTCAGTGGGGCTATCATTACAGTTACCGGCACAAAGTATACCTTCAAAACCCTTGAAGAGTTTGTTAGATATTCCTTTACGattactgctgctactagtgCTGGATTGGGTCCATTTTCGGAACGTCTTAATTTTACAACGTTTGAAGCTA TCCCTTCCGCACCTCCCCAGTCTGTCCACGGTGTTTTTCACTCCTCAACAGTAATACAGTTTTCTTGGTCACCTCCACCTCCTCTGGATGTAAATGGCGTAATCAAGTATTATGTAGCTGAAGTGACAGAAAGGTACACAGGAAAATCATGGACTTTCTTTGCTGTGGACTCTCTGGTATACATTGGCTCTCTCCACCCTTACTATCTATATGACTGTGCTGTTGCTGCCCATACAATCGGAAGTGGTCCTTACTCGGACACTTTGACAATACAGACTGATGAGGAGG CCCCAAGTGTTTCTCCTACTATTTTGACCGCATCAGTTACATCTCATTCAATTAGATTATCAGTATCTCCACCTTCATTCGAGAGCACCAATGGTTTGCTAAGATACTATTCAATGAGTGTAGTTGAAACTAAAACTGGTGAAGAGTATGTTGTAGTTTCGGCAAACACGACGATTACTATGATCAGTGGACTACATCCAGATTACACCTACATCTGTTCAGTTGCTGCGTACACAATTGGACTTGGGCCTTACAGCGACACAATAACAGTGACCCTTGAAGAAGCAA AGCCAACAGGACCACCATTGAACATATCTGGATACTCAACTGGATCAGAAAGTATACACGTAATGTGGGGTCCACCATTATCTGAGTTACAAAATGGAGCAATACGATATTACATTGTGTCTGTCACTGAATTGAAAACAGGAGCTTTGAGGAATCACACAACCTCCACTGCAGAGATTAACATAGCCTCTCTCCATCCATACTACAGCTATGCAATCAATGTAGCTGCTGCGACCATTGGCCCTGGGCCATTCTCCACTGAAATCACAATTCAAACGGAGGAAGATG TTCCGACAGCACCAGCTGGGAACGTCACAGTAGTTGCAGTATCTTATAAATCAGTCGAGTTGTCGTGGGACCCTCCGCCTCTTGAACATCAGAATGGAGTAATTATGGGATATAATGCCACAATCGAAGAAACAAAATCAGGGAAAATATTCACAATTATTGTGCACAGTCCAAACGTGATAGTGGAAAGCTTGAAAGCACACACTACTTATGAAGTCACTGTGACATCTTACACTCTGGTTGGCGCTGGTCCAAGAAGCAGAGGACTTATTGTCACAACTGATCAGACAG CACCATCATCAGCTCCAGTGAATATGACAATTTCAGATATCAAATCTACAGAATTTCTGCTCACTTGGACTGCACCACCGTATGAATCACACAATGGCATAATTACTGAATATGTAGTCAACATCACAGAAGTGGAAACTGGTGACATGTACAAACTTGTCTCACAGACAGCGTCCATCATAGTTCAATCACTCCATGCATTTTACTCTTACGAGTGCACTGTGTCTGCAGTAACTGTTGCGGAGGGGCCATATACAGAGGCGGTCACTGCCAGAACGCTGGAAGATG CTCCAGATGGATATCCAAAAAATGTGTCAGTTGGAAACATCAGTTCTGAGTCAGTTATTCTCACTTGGGATCCTCCTCAATATTCAGAGAGGAATGGAGTGATAAACCGTTACGATATTAACTTGACTGATGCTGAACTGGAAACAATAGCTCAGATTGTTACTACTTCTGCTTACATTGAGATTTCTAGTCTAAGTCCCTTTACAACCTACTTTACTTTTGTGTCTGCTTCAACTAGTGCTGGAATGGGTCCATTTGGAACTTCTTTGTCATTTACAACACTAGAAGATG CACCAGCATCAGCTCCAACACTCCTCTCCAGTAATGCGAGTGATTCAAAAACCATTTATCTTTCTTGGAGTCCTCCAAAACCAACCTACCACAATGGAATTATAAGGGAATATCATACTGAGATCCTTGAAGTTGAGACAGGCATGATATTCTACCACATCACTTCATCTACCTATATAAGAATATCCTCACTTCACGCTGACTACACATATGAATGGTCTGTAGCAGCAGTGACGGTTGCTGCAGGCCCTAAAAGTTACACAGTGAGTGTAAAAACTCCTGAAGATG TTCCGACTGGGTACCCACAAAACATTGAAGTAACTAATGTTACTACGACCATGATAGATCTACAATGGAACCCACCACTCACTCATGAGCAGAATGGGGTAATCACTGGGTACAAAATTAAGGTTCAGAAAATTGAGACCAATTCAAACTGGACTACTCTCACCACTGAATCGAGGACGGTATCTATCACCCAATTAGAAGCTCACACTGTGTATATGATAGTAATCGCAGCAACAACACTACCAGGAGGAGGCCCATACAGCCCTATACTGACTGCCCTAACACAAGAAGATG CTCCTGACAGCCACCCAACTAATCTAACTGGATACTCAATCAACTCCACCTATATTTTCTTGGACTGGGATCAACCACCAGAGGAGAAATTAAATGGAATTTTGAGGCAATACAAGATTAACATCACAGAGGATATCACTGGGAAAAGATTACAATTCATAACGGGACCATACCCCACGGAAATAACTGTTGGTCCTCTTCACCCTGATTACACATACCACTGCACAGTAGTAGCATACACTGTAGGAGAAGGTCCACATACCAGCATTCTACCAATACGCACTAAAGAGGATG cCCCTTTGAGTGGACCAACAAATGTTACGGCTGGTGCTCTTGGTTCAAGAACAATATCTATAAGCTGGCTTCCTCCTCCTGTTGATGAACGAAATGGTCTCATTCGAGCTTACCTTGTGATTGTAAGTTTTACTGGTGGAAACGAAACTTTTGTTCTCTCAGCAGATATGCGCTCAACTAACATCTCTGGACTTCAAGCATACACCGTCTACGAGTGTAGCATTCATGCCGTCACTGTAAGCACTGGACCACCCACACGAGTTACAGTCAAAACAGAAGAAGATG CTCCAACAAGCCCACCAGCAGATATTAACATAGAGGCATTGAATTCAATTACTTTCCAACTGTCATGGGCTCCACCAGCTCATATAAATGGGATAATAAGGAAATACATAATAAATGTAACCGAGGTGGAAACGCACAGCGAAATGAAACTGGTTTCATTAGAATTAACTAACACTGTACAGCCCCTTCACCCATTTTATCACTACAAGTGCACACTATCAGCAGTAACTATAGCACCAGGACCTTGGTCAAAGCCAATTATCATACAATTGCCAGAAGCAG CTCCAAGTCTTACACCTACTGATGTTACTGTTATGGCTACAACATCATCATCAATCTCATTTTACTGGAAAAGTCCTCCTGCCTATGCCATTAACGGCATCATCAGAAGCTACTATTTGACATTGACCGAAGAAAATACAGGAAAGCACTTGCATATAACGGCAAAGTCCCCACCTCAAATATTCGAAGTGTTGCATTCTTTCTACAATTACACCTTGCAAATCGCTGCTTTTACAGTTGAGGTTGGCCCTTACTCAGACCCTGTCACTGTAACCACCTTGGAAGACT ATCCCACAGGGTCACCATTAAATGTAAACTCGAAGATTTGTTCATCAAAAAGTATCCAGGTGAACTGGGAGCCACCAGAAGGAATAAAGCAAAATGGTATCATCACATCATACGTGATTCAAATAATGAGCCCCACAGAAAGAaggaaaataatatccaatgTTACAAATGTGGACATATTTAACCTTTCACCATACACCACATACTCTGTGTTTGTGTCTGCGGTCAACAGTGTAGGAAAAGGGCCATTCACATTGCCAGTGACTGTTACAACACTAGAGGACG CACCCGCTGCAGCCCCAGAATCACTTGCTGTGACAGATATTACATCAAAAAGCGTCAAACTTTCATGGTTGCCTCCTCAAAAAGAACTTACAAATGGAGTTATCAGAAACTATGTCATTGAAATACAAGAAACAAATACTGGGATGAACTTCTCTCTTAAAACCAGTGTACACTTAACGCATGTGGTTGGTGATTTGCATCCCTACTATACGTACCGTTTTTCGATTTATGCAGTAACAGTTTCAACTGGACCGTTGACAACGCCACTAATTGCCACAACACTTGAAAGTA ttcCCACTGGGTCACCACAACAAGTAAATGCCACAGTTCTGGATTCTACTTCACTTGAACTTTATTGGGATGCACCACCAGCAGATGAACAAAACGGAAATATTAATCACTATCGTATTACTGCAACAGCAGTAGACACGGGACAAATGTTTGAGGTTAAAACAACCGATGATTGTACATCACAAGCAATACGATCTCTGCACCCTTTCTTCACTTATCAGTTCATAGTTGCTGCCGCAACGAAAGTGGGTAAAGGACCCCATAGTGCTATATATCAAATACAGCAGCCAGAAGATG tgccatcatcagctccaCTGGGTCTCACTggtgattcactgaattccaCAGCAATATTTCTGGAATGGAAACCTCCAACTCATCGAAAAAGAAATGGCCTGATAACCTCATACACAGTCCGAATACAAGACGTGTTCACTAACAACTCAAATATCTTATTGCACAGCAGTCTTCATCTGATTGTTCCCTCACTGCACCCATTCCACCAGTACACATTTGATGTCGCAGCTAATACTTCAGTAGGAAGGGGTCCTTTTAGCACTCCTATCACAATCAGAACACTAGAAGATG CTCCATCTGCTCCTCCACGGAATGTTGAAGTGACATTCGTTAACTCGAGCTCAATTAGAATAAGATGGACAAGTCCAGCAGTTGTGAACAAAAATGGATTGATACGTTACTACATTATCAAATTCACAAGTTTGAGTGACAATAAAACAGTGAACTACAACGCTAGCTCTGCTGACAAGGAGATAACTGGCTTGGGTGCTTATAAAACATACATTTTTCGTATTGCGGCATTCACTACTGCAACCGGCCCATTCAGTGACACAATTAAGCTACAAACCTTACAAGATG CACCGAGTGGGTCCCCACAAAGTGTACACATTGCAACAGTGACCTCTACATCAGTAGCTATGAAGTGGACGCCTCCAGAGCCATCAAAACAGAATGGGGAGATCTCTGGTTACACAATACACATCAAACCAAATCCAACAGACAAGAATAAGTACAGCACCATAACAATCAGAGTGCCTCCAAACAAATTAAACTGGACTCAACAAG GACTTGCCATCTTTACAAACTACACAGTGAATATTGCTGCTAAAACAATCGCTGGTATAGGACCATTCTCTCAGGCTATTAGATTCAAAACTAAAGAGACGC CTCCTAGCCCACCATCTGGAGTTGTCATAACAACATACAACAGCACAATTATCAAACTGGAATGGGATGAGCCAAAGAGGCCTAATGGGATTATTCTTGGATATCAGGTTGTATACAAGGGATTTCGAACTAACTCAGAAAAG ACAAGTGGTCCATTTGTCCTCACACTTGACGCAACAGAAAGGGCAGTGATTATTGATAATCTTTCTCCTGGATTAACTTATGAGTTTAAT GTGACGGCAAAGACATCGGTTGGCTTTGGTGAAAGCAGAACAATTACCGTTGATATTCCATCAATTGAAAAAG gtacacaAGGAAAGCAATTACCGCCAGAAGAGGACACACACTATGTGATAATAATATGCGTACTGGGTTTTTTGGTGATACTTCTGGTTGTAGCTTTTACTGCGTGGAGGATCAGACGTAACAAGCTCAAGAAGAAAAG GGAACAGATAAATGTTAATCCAGAATTTCAACGAAATACGCCGCAACACCTCCAG TGGATTCACAATGAAGTCTATCGCACACCCGAATCAGTGGTGCCTGCACCCTCTGATTCTAAAACAG AAAATCAGGGCAAAAACCAAGAAAAAGAGGACAGCTTTTAA